Proteins encoded by one window of Acetivibrio thermocellus ATCC 27405:
- the sigI gene encoding RNA polymerase sigma-I factor, with product MEVRKINTHNREKKLDDIVYDDFISTLRQIKEGNHQLREEFISEYKPFILKVTSNATGKYIDTRNSDEFSIALSAFNEAIDKFDIEKGYNFFLFSEQVIRRRLIDYSRSNKDDKEYPFSFFDDEYFYNNEKLLSKSYIGFEDIEAREDIEELKKKLQEFGITFLDLVLNVPKHRDSRQLCIRLAKMLAEDEQMYNALMKNKNIPRNELKKKAKVHGRTIGNNRKYIIALCLIFRSNLNLSKRYLEYYTMDGESDLI from the coding sequence GTGGAAGTCCGGAAAATTAATACCCATAACAGGGAGAAAAAACTGGATGATATAGTCTATGACGACTTTATTTCTACCCTTAGACAGATAAAGGAAGGAAATCATCAGCTCAGAGAAGAGTTTATATCGGAATATAAACCCTTCATTTTGAAAGTTACCTCAAATGCCACGGGAAAATATATCGACACCCGCAACAGTGATGAGTTTAGCATTGCATTGTCCGCGTTTAATGAAGCAATTGATAAATTTGACATCGAGAAAGGTTATAATTTCTTTCTCTTTTCTGAGCAGGTAATAAGAAGGCGCCTGATTGATTATTCAAGAAGCAACAAAGATGATAAGGAATATCCTTTTTCATTTTTTGATGACGAATATTTTTATAACAATGAAAAACTTTTATCCAAGTCGTATATTGGATTTGAAGATATTGAGGCAAGGGAAGATATTGAAGAATTAAAGAAGAAGCTTCAGGAATTTGGCATAACATTTCTCGATTTGGTGTTAAATGTTCCGAAGCACAGGGATTCAAGGCAGCTTTGTATAAGGTTGGCCAAGATGCTGGCTGAGGATGAGCAAATGTACAATGCATTAATGAAGAATAAAAACATACCCAGAAATGAATTAAAAAAGAAAGCCAAGGTTCACGGGAGGACCATAGGCAATAATAGAAAATATATTATAGCGCTTTGTTTAATTTTCAGAAGTAACCTGAATCTTTCAAAGAGATATTTGGAGTATTATACTATGGACGGGGAAAGTGACCTTATATGA
- the rsgI1 gene encoding anti-sigma-I factor RsgI1 has product MNRLGIIYEIQGMKAVVLTSEGEFLIIRRRKDMKVGQQVSFENEDIYNVRGKRFLYVAAAVSSVAAVLVVMFLYFQSAFLSNTDNIYGYICVDINPSVELVIDETCRVLEVRPQNKDGEQLISGLELLDKNVEDVVYELINRSISFGFVKADDNRKIVLISGALNDKRNELKTKKENDEAELTELLDNIKARVDRIDNIKVRTITATSRERKDALKYGLSMGKYCLYLEAQELNGSITIDEVHDMSISDMIEKLEQMKLALKDEASPKLQTTPTLGGETAQISPESMQHSTVPGLPETPSSSEKTIAPTLHGTPGVPDEKTLQPSTPTESSEYVQDGTKGLKIQYYSRKPHDSAGIDFSFRMFNTGNEAIDLKDVKVRYYFKEDVSIDEMNWAVYFYSLGSEKDVQCRFYELPGKKEANKYLEITFKSGTLSPNDVMYITGEFYKNDWTKFEQRDDYSYNPADSYSDWKRMTAYISNKLVWGIEPN; this is encoded by the coding sequence ATGAACAGATTGGGAATAATATATGAAATTCAGGGCATGAAAGCTGTAGTTCTGACAAGCGAAGGCGAATTTTTGATTATTCGCAGGCGCAAAGATATGAAGGTTGGACAGCAGGTGAGTTTTGAAAATGAGGATATATATAATGTCAGGGGAAAGAGATTTTTATATGTTGCTGCCGCCGTTTCAAGTGTTGCGGCAGTGCTGGTTGTAATGTTTCTGTATTTTCAGTCTGCATTTTTGAGTAATACCGATAATATTTACGGATATATATGCGTTGATATAAATCCCAGCGTTGAGCTGGTAATTGATGAAACTTGCAGGGTTTTGGAAGTTAGACCTCAAAATAAAGACGGAGAGCAATTGATTTCGGGATTGGAACTTTTGGACAAAAATGTTGAAGATGTTGTTTACGAGCTTATTAACAGGTCCATAAGTTTTGGTTTTGTCAAAGCTGATGATAACAGAAAAATTGTTCTTATCAGCGGTGCTCTTAATGATAAACGGAACGAACTCAAAACGAAAAAAGAAAACGATGAGGCTGAATTGACGGAATTGCTTGACAATATCAAAGCCAGGGTAGATAGAATAGATAATATTAAAGTGCGCACCATAACGGCAACTTCCAGGGAAAGAAAAGATGCATTGAAATACGGGCTTTCCATGGGAAAATACTGCCTATACCTTGAAGCGCAGGAGTTGAACGGCAGCATTACCATTGACGAAGTGCATGATATGAGTATTTCAGATATGATAGAGAAATTGGAACAGATGAAGCTGGCATTAAAAGATGAGGCAAGTCCAAAACTGCAAACCACGCCGACGCTTGGAGGGGAAACTGCACAAATATCGCCGGAATCCATGCAACATTCCACAGTGCCCGGGTTGCCGGAAACTCCATCATCTTCAGAGAAGACAATCGCACCGACACTCCATGGAACTCCAGGTGTGCCTGATGAGAAAACATTACAGCCTTCAACGCCGACAGAAAGCTCAGAATATGTGCAAGACGGTACAAAAGGGCTTAAAATACAATATTACAGCAGAAAGCCCCATGATTCCGCAGGGATCGACTTCAGCTTCAGAATGTTTAACACGGGAAATGAAGCAATTGACCTTAAAGATGTTAAAGTAAGGTATTATTTCAAAGAAGATGTTTCGATTGATGAAATGAACTGGGCGGTATACTTTTACAGTTTGGGTAGTGAAAAGGATGTTCAGTGCAGGTTTTATGAGCTTCCCGGAAAGAAAGAGGCAAACAAATATCTTGAAATTACATTCAAATCGGGGACGCTTTCTCCGAACGATGTAATGTATATCACAGGTGAGTTTTATAAGAATGATTGGACAAAATTCGAGCAAAGGGACGATTATTCCTACAATCCTGCGGATTCCTATTCGGATTGGAAAAGGATGACTGCATACATTTCGAACAAACTGGTATGGGGAATTGAGCCCAATTGA
- a CDS encoding SEC-C metal-binding domain-containing protein, whose protein sequence is MVHMSLYNEWQKLCEKQRTEEENNEFWNTYLEKEMKVYEFILEHHDEVVEGKLAELAEKFDMEPVVFAGFMDGINTSLKNPVKLEELGDDSNIRLEVDFEKLYYNMLDAKAYWLYNLPQWDNILSQERRNEILKDYNRAHIAVSRKIGRNDPCICGSGKKYKKCCGA, encoded by the coding sequence ATGGTACATATGAGTCTTTATAACGAATGGCAAAAGCTTTGTGAAAAACAGAGGACGGAAGAGGAGAACAACGAATTTTGGAATACTTACCTTGAGAAAGAGATGAAAGTATATGAGTTTATTTTGGAGCACCACGATGAGGTTGTGGAAGGAAAACTTGCAGAGCTTGCGGAAAAATTTGACATGGAACCTGTGGTTTTCGCAGGATTCATGGACGGCATAAACACAAGTTTAAAAAATCCCGTGAAACTTGAGGAGCTTGGTGATGATTCAAACATCAGGCTTGAAGTTGATTTTGAAAAGCTGTATTACAATATGCTGGATGCAAAGGCGTACTGGCTTTATAATCTTCCCCAGTGGGACAACATATTGAGTCAGGAAAGAAGAAACGAAATATTGAAGGATTATAACAGGGCACACATTGCGGTAAGCAGGAAAATTGGAAGAAATGACCCGTGTATTTGCGGCAGCGGCAAAAAATACAAAAAATGTTGCGGAGCATAA
- a CDS encoding biotin transporter BioY yields the protein MRNKYLKDMMYAAVFTGLMTVLGWISITLPVLPAPITGQTLGVMLAGVILTPKQAGLSMTTYIALGAAGLPVFQKGGAGIAYLTGPTGGFIIGFLIGAIVISLIKGDGKGTLKVGAACIVGGMLAVYAIGIPWLCFEITGSLFSWPHVVSTLAFVPGDIIKVFIATMIGVRVNKSLEYQLSA from the coding sequence ATGCGAAACAAGTATCTTAAAGACATGATGTATGCCGCTGTTTTCACAGGATTGATGACCGTGCTTGGCTGGATAAGCATCACACTTCCTGTTCTTCCCGCTCCAATTACAGGACAAACCTTGGGCGTGATGCTGGCAGGCGTAATTCTTACCCCAAAGCAGGCAGGCCTAAGCATGACAACCTACATTGCCCTGGGCGCCGCAGGCCTTCCGGTATTTCAAAAAGGCGGAGCGGGAATAGCATATTTGACAGGTCCCACCGGCGGATTTATTATCGGTTTTTTGATAGGTGCCATAGTAATTTCTCTGATCAAAGGAGACGGAAAAGGCACCTTAAAAGTAGGGGCTGCATGCATCGTCGGTGGCATGCTGGCAGTATATGCAATAGGTATTCCGTGGCTCTGCTTTGAAATAACCGGAAGTCTGTTTTCCTGGCCTCATGTTGTATCAACGTTGGCTTTCGTACCCGGAGACATTATAAAAGTATTTATTGCCACCATGATCGGCGTAAGGGTAAATAAAAGCCTTGAGTATCAGTTATCGGCCTAA